In Gossypium arboreum isolate Shixiya-1 chromosome 6, ASM2569848v2, whole genome shotgun sequence, the following are encoded in one genomic region:
- the LOC108486301 gene encoding probable pectin methyltransferase QUA2 isoform X2: MSRHLPLHRGVSGLRNLSNSNDFWDSEVKDKTEKEDLDRNRASDQSYLSLSVGSPRSRHKLTVLFLKLSLVVIVILALTGSFWWTLSISTLSRGHIFHGYRRLQEQLVLDLWDIGELSLGASRMKEIDFCPEESENHIPCFNISENLALGYSDSSEYDRQCGQGSRQSCLVLPPVNYKIPLRWPTGRDVIWVANVKITGQEVFTSGSLTKRMMMLEEEQISFRSASLMFDGVEDYSHQIAEMIGLRNESNFIQAGVRTILDIGCGYGSFGAHLFSKQLLTMCIANYESSGSQVQLTLERGLPAMIGSFNAKQLPYPSLSFDMLHCARCGIDWDEKDGIFLIEVDRVLKPGGYFVWTSPLTNVQSFLRNKEKQKRWNFVRDFAENLCWELMSQQEETVLWKKTSKKNCYNSRKPGSGPPICSKGQDVESPYYRPLQNCIGGTHSRRWLPIEERPTWPSRSNLNKNELALYGLHSEELNEDTANSRTAVRNYWSLLSPLIFSDHPKRPGDEDPSPPHNMLRNVLDMNARYGGLNAALLEGGKSVWVMNVVPTSGPNYLPLILDRGYVGVLHDWCEAFPTYPRTYDMVHADGLLSLETSQHRRCTMLDLFTEIDRLLRPEGWILIRDAAPLVESARALTTRLKWDARIIEIESNSDERLLICQKPFFKKQAM, encoded by the exons ATGTCCCGGCATCTGCCTCTGCATCGAGGTGTATCCGGACTGCGGAACTTGAGTAACAGCAATGATTTTTGGGATTCTGAAGTGAAAGATAAAACGGAAAAGGAAGATTTGGATAGAAATCGTGCTTCTGATCAGAGCTATTTATCTCTCAG CGTTGGGAGTCCGAGAAGCCGGCATAAGTTAACAGTGCTGTTTTTGAAGTTAAGTTTAGTTGTGATTGTGATTCTTGCTCTCACTGGATCGTTTTGGTGGACACTCTCCATTTCGACATTGTCTAGGGGTCATATATTTCATGGTTATAGGCGACTTCAAGAGCAGCTTGTTTTGGATTTGTGGGATATAGGGGAACTTTCACTTGGTGCTTCAAGGATGAAAGAAATCGACTTTTGTCCCGAGGAGTCTGAGAATCATATTCCTTGCTTTAACATTTCGGAGAATCTTGCTTTGGGTTATTCTGACAGTAGCGAGTATGATCGGCAATGTGGACAAGGCTCAAGGCAAAGTTGTTTAGTTCTTCCACCCGTGAACTATAAAATTCCACTTAGATGGCCAACTGGGAGAGATGTCATTTGGGTTGCAAATGTCAAAATTACTGGTCAAGAGGTGTTCACCTCTGGCAGTTTAACCAAGAG AATGATGATGCTGGAGGAAGAGCAGATTTCATTCCGATCAGCATCACTTATGTTTGATGGTGTGGAAGACTATTCCCATCAGATTGCTGAAATGATTGGATTGAGAAATGAATCTAACTTCATACAAGCTGGG GTCAGAACCATCTTGGATATAGGATGTGGTTATGGAAGCTTTGGAGCACATCTTTTTTCCAAACAGCTCTTAACCATGTGCATTGCAAATTATGAGTCATCAGGCAGTCAAGTCCAACTCACTCTAGAAAGGGGCCTTCCTGCAATGATCGGTTCTTTCAATGCAAAACAATTGCCATATCCATCTCTTTCATTTGATATGCTGCATTGTGCACGCTGCGGTATTGACTGGGATGAAAAAG ATGGTATTTTCTTGATTGAAGTTGATAGAGTTCTAAAGCCTGGTGGATACTTTGTATGGACTTCACCTCTTACCAATGTTCAGAGTTTTCTTCGTAACAAAGAGAAGCAGAAAAGGTGGAACTTTGTCCGTGATTTTGCAGAAAATCTCTGCTGGGAGTTGATGTCACAACAAGAGGAAACTGTGTTGTGGAAAAAGACCAGTAAAAAAAATTGTTACAATTCCAG GAAGCCTGGTTCTGGTCCTCCTATCTGTAGCAAAGGACAAGACGTTGAATCTCCATACTATCGACCTCTGCAGAACTGTATAGGTGGTACTCATAGCCGCCGATGGCTTCCTATTGAGGAGAGACCCACCTGGCCTTCTAGGTCTAACTTGAACAAGAATGAACTTGCTCTTTATG GATTACACTCCGAAGAACTCAATGAGGATACCGCAAACTCTAGAACAGCTGTTCGTAATTACTGGTCACTCCTGTCACCCCTAATATTCTCGGATCATCCAAAGAGACCTGGTGACGAGGATCCTTCTCCACCTCATAACATGCTCAGAAATGTTTTAGATATGAATGCTCGTTATGGTGGTTTAAATGCTGCATTACTGGAAGGAGGGAAGTCTGTCTGGGTTATGAATGTAGTCCCAACAAGTGGACCTAACTACCTTCCCCTCATTCTTGACAGGGGCTATGTTGGTGTATTACATGATTG GTGTGAAGCATTTCCAACATATCCTAGAACTTATGACATGGTCCACGCAGATGGACTTCTATCCCTTGAGACTAGTCAACATCGGAGATGCACCATGCTTGATCTATTCACTGAGATAGATCGGTTGCTTCGTCCTGAG GGTTGGATACTAATCCGTGACGCCGCTCCTCTTGTTGAATCAGCCAGAGCTCTAACGACACGGTTGAAGTGGGATGCCAGaatcatagaaattgaaagtAACAGCGATGAGCGGCTCCTTATTTGTCAGAAACCTTTCTTTAAGAAGCAAGCAATGTGA
- the LOC108486301 gene encoding probable pectin methyltransferase QUA2 isoform X1 has product MSRHLPLHRGVSGLRNLSNSNDFWDSEVKDKTEKEDLDRNRASDQSYLSLRFPFRLLCPDNSPSKYGVTENGFASDPFSVGSPRSRHKLTVLFLKLSLVVIVILALTGSFWWTLSISTLSRGHIFHGYRRLQEQLVLDLWDIGELSLGASRMKEIDFCPEESENHIPCFNISENLALGYSDSSEYDRQCGQGSRQSCLVLPPVNYKIPLRWPTGRDVIWVANVKITGQEVFTSGSLTKRMMMLEEEQISFRSASLMFDGVEDYSHQIAEMIGLRNESNFIQAGVRTILDIGCGYGSFGAHLFSKQLLTMCIANYESSGSQVQLTLERGLPAMIGSFNAKQLPYPSLSFDMLHCARCGIDWDEKDGIFLIEVDRVLKPGGYFVWTSPLTNVQSFLRNKEKQKRWNFVRDFAENLCWELMSQQEETVLWKKTSKKNCYNSRKPGSGPPICSKGQDVESPYYRPLQNCIGGTHSRRWLPIEERPTWPSRSNLNKNELALYGLHSEELNEDTANSRTAVRNYWSLLSPLIFSDHPKRPGDEDPSPPHNMLRNVLDMNARYGGLNAALLEGGKSVWVMNVVPTSGPNYLPLILDRGYVGVLHDWCEAFPTYPRTYDMVHADGLLSLETSQHRRCTMLDLFTEIDRLLRPEGWILIRDAAPLVESARALTTRLKWDARIIEIESNSDERLLICQKPFFKKQAM; this is encoded by the exons ATGTCCCGGCATCTGCCTCTGCATCGAGGTGTATCCGGACTGCGGAACTTGAGTAACAGCAATGATTTTTGGGATTCTGAAGTGAAAGATAAAACGGAAAAGGAAGATTTGGATAGAAATCGTGCTTCTGATCAGAGCTATTTATCTCTCAGGTTTCCTTTTCGTTTACTTTGTCCGGATAATTCTCCTTCCAAATATGGTGTCACTGAGAATGGTTTTGCATCTGATCCCTTCAGCGTTGGGAGTCCGAGAAGCCGGCATAAGTTAACAGTGCTGTTTTTGAAGTTAAGTTTAGTTGTGATTGTGATTCTTGCTCTCACTGGATCGTTTTGGTGGACACTCTCCATTTCGACATTGTCTAGGGGTCATATATTTCATGGTTATAGGCGACTTCAAGAGCAGCTTGTTTTGGATTTGTGGGATATAGGGGAACTTTCACTTGGTGCTTCAAGGATGAAAGAAATCGACTTTTGTCCCGAGGAGTCTGAGAATCATATTCCTTGCTTTAACATTTCGGAGAATCTTGCTTTGGGTTATTCTGACAGTAGCGAGTATGATCGGCAATGTGGACAAGGCTCAAGGCAAAGTTGTTTAGTTCTTCCACCCGTGAACTATAAAATTCCACTTAGATGGCCAACTGGGAGAGATGTCATTTGGGTTGCAAATGTCAAAATTACTGGTCAAGAGGTGTTCACCTCTGGCAGTTTAACCAAGAG AATGATGATGCTGGAGGAAGAGCAGATTTCATTCCGATCAGCATCACTTATGTTTGATGGTGTGGAAGACTATTCCCATCAGATTGCTGAAATGATTGGATTGAGAAATGAATCTAACTTCATACAAGCTGGG GTCAGAACCATCTTGGATATAGGATGTGGTTATGGAAGCTTTGGAGCACATCTTTTTTCCAAACAGCTCTTAACCATGTGCATTGCAAATTATGAGTCATCAGGCAGTCAAGTCCAACTCACTCTAGAAAGGGGCCTTCCTGCAATGATCGGTTCTTTCAATGCAAAACAATTGCCATATCCATCTCTTTCATTTGATATGCTGCATTGTGCACGCTGCGGTATTGACTGGGATGAAAAAG ATGGTATTTTCTTGATTGAAGTTGATAGAGTTCTAAAGCCTGGTGGATACTTTGTATGGACTTCACCTCTTACCAATGTTCAGAGTTTTCTTCGTAACAAAGAGAAGCAGAAAAGGTGGAACTTTGTCCGTGATTTTGCAGAAAATCTCTGCTGGGAGTTGATGTCACAACAAGAGGAAACTGTGTTGTGGAAAAAGACCAGTAAAAAAAATTGTTACAATTCCAG GAAGCCTGGTTCTGGTCCTCCTATCTGTAGCAAAGGACAAGACGTTGAATCTCCATACTATCGACCTCTGCAGAACTGTATAGGTGGTACTCATAGCCGCCGATGGCTTCCTATTGAGGAGAGACCCACCTGGCCTTCTAGGTCTAACTTGAACAAGAATGAACTTGCTCTTTATG GATTACACTCCGAAGAACTCAATGAGGATACCGCAAACTCTAGAACAGCTGTTCGTAATTACTGGTCACTCCTGTCACCCCTAATATTCTCGGATCATCCAAAGAGACCTGGTGACGAGGATCCTTCTCCACCTCATAACATGCTCAGAAATGTTTTAGATATGAATGCTCGTTATGGTGGTTTAAATGCTGCATTACTGGAAGGAGGGAAGTCTGTCTGGGTTATGAATGTAGTCCCAACAAGTGGACCTAACTACCTTCCCCTCATTCTTGACAGGGGCTATGTTGGTGTATTACATGATTG GTGTGAAGCATTTCCAACATATCCTAGAACTTATGACATGGTCCACGCAGATGGACTTCTATCCCTTGAGACTAGTCAACATCGGAGATGCACCATGCTTGATCTATTCACTGAGATAGATCGGTTGCTTCGTCCTGAG GGTTGGATACTAATCCGTGACGCCGCTCCTCTTGTTGAATCAGCCAGAGCTCTAACGACACGGTTGAAGTGGGATGCCAGaatcatagaaattgaaagtAACAGCGATGAGCGGCTCCTTATTTGTCAGAAACCTTTCTTTAAGAAGCAAGCAATGTGA